In a single window of the Vitis vinifera cultivar Pinot Noir 40024 chromosome 6, ASM3070453v1 genome:
- the LOC104879608 gene encoding transcription factor MYB64, which translates to MAGGGGGGFDGFGGLGSGFGCGNFQSHHPVYRPSPPLTAIDRFLVGQSHFSQRQTQNSERNSGDVVSSNGFHDFYSASGAIGSIGSGGSWQFLEEDGLNLKEKKSSEVVQSGEEKVAKRSSRASGKRAKGGSSATLIKGQWSAEEDRQLLRLVNEFGEKKWAQIAKKLGGRAGKQCRERWHNHLRPDIRKDEWDEEEERILIEWHKKVGNKWAEIAKRITGRTENTIKNHFNATKRRQDSRKKSNKDDQKPQSTLLQVYIKSKKLDDKWTTTTTTQNATATPTSSTISEDLPTTHYKAFLQDFSESTVHDSPSLMTQTCDEELLFMQNLFSSDCGNPPFVGTSENISSKGAEEPIEEQDDMALDSFDLFQASGSAECGSTSIQGKASSTHLHSDIYISNLLNGTSTPSSASIDHYYSYNINPMNVEFLTDPPSSSSGKREMDLIEMLSCSGFCNQGTHTNL; encoded by the exons atggcgggtggtggtggtggtgggttTGATGGTTTTGGGGGCTTGGGAAGTGGCTTTGGGTGCGGAAATTTCCAAAGCCACCATCCTGTTTACCGTCCAAGTCCACCATTAACGGCCATAGACAGGTTCTTGGTGGGTCAGAGCCATTTCTCACAGAGGCAGACTCAGAACTCCGAAAGGAACAGTGGAGACGTAGTTTCAAGTAACGGGTTTCATGATTTTTACTCAGCAAGTGGTGCAATTGGTAGCATTGGAAGTGGGGGTTCATGGCAGTTTCTGGAAGAGGATGGTCTGAAtttgaaggagaagaagagtTCAGAAGTGGTTCAGAGCGGAGAAGAGAAGGTGGCGAAGAGAAGTTCAAGAGCGAGCGGTAAGAGAGCGAAAGGTGGCTCTTCCGCAACTCTGATTAAAGGGCAATGGAGTGCAGAAGAGGATAG GCAACTGTTGAGGTTGGTGAACGAGTTTGGCGAGAAGAAATGGGCTCAAATAGCTAAGAAGCTGGGCGGGAGGGCAGGAAAACAGTGCCGAGAGAGATGGCACAACCATCTGCGTCCTGATATCAGG AAAGACGAATGGGATGAAGAAGAGGAAAGAATATTGATTGAGTGGCACAAGAAGGTGGGCAACAAATGGGCTGAAATTGCCAAACGCATCACTGGTAGAACCGAGAACACCATCAAGAACCATTTTAATGCCACAAAGAGAAGGCAAGACTCGAGAAAAAAGAGCAACAAGGATGATCAAAAACCTCAATCTACTCTCCTCCAAGTTTATATCAAAAGCAAGAAACTAGACGATAAATggaccaccaccaccaccacccaaaACGCCACCGCCACACCCACATCCTCCACCATCTCAGAGGATCTACCCACCACCCATTACAAAGCTTTCCTCCAAGATTTTTCTGAATCAACCGTCCATGATTCTCCATCCCTCATGACTCAGACATGCGATGAAGAGTTACTATTCATGCAAAACCTATTTTCAAGTGACTGCGGTAATCCACCATTTGTGGGCACCTCCGAAAACATTAGCTCCAAGGGAGCAGAAGAACCAATAGAAGAACAAGATGACATGGCTTTGGACTCTTTTGATTTGTTCCAAGCCAGTGGCTCAGCTGAATGTGGGTCTACTTCCATTCAAGGAAAGGCTTCGTCGACCCATCTTCACTCAGATATTTACATATCCAATCTGCTGAATGGAACTTCAACTCCATCATCAGCTTCCATTGATCATTACTACAGCTATAATATTAACCCCATGAACGTAGAGTTTCTCACAGATCCACCTTCTTCTTCAAGTGGAAAGAGAGAGATGGATCTGATAGAGATGCTCTCTTGCTCTGGGTTCTGCAACCAGGGCACTCACACGAATTTGTAA
- the LOC100253483 gene encoding uncharacterized protein LOC100253483 — translation MGVKVATTCLQWSQPIVSHSPSSSQTLASAISSPPSKRRNRCDGGALVCRYVHRLDRSAFFGIPSTKLCSSRSFESPKPRAHKIKRACSAGLDSLSDEEFSKRIEELALRFQVSDEDESTTNNAMDAESEMVSDSISMDACNSGDCFNSSIEISSKINFVQKQRLFPSSKLEPVEPPWPEIRLDPPDWPGRDEIVPANIERKANSVDLPLSLRIIKRKKQWQEGFREAGESAYCSVKKAFSSMVFIIRELHSFTLQMREVLLYQDLQGILDRVQQEMHASFVWLFQQVFSHTPTLMVYVMILLANFTVYSIANNTAIAASPPPSPHAATIESVLVSDSQQDKQQKFDSSIIKKFSVSSTNGKTTSIGNNGGGGGKVRPAASGTDGDGRFDRSEFHQTILPDGVSQISIGTTRESESVSGEVTREEEVAHWNSIVDEASKMQAALRDESLDHETMQRFVSPVEAKIEADDYADYFRAELLYQMGLAREPNNPLLLANYAQFLYLVAHDYDRAEEYFKRAIAVEPPDAEAYNKYASFLWVAKKDLWAAEETYLEAIAADPSNTYYAANYAHFLWSTGGDDTCFPLSPSDDTQDA, via the exons ATGGGAGTGAAGGTAGCTACGACCTGTTTGCAGTGGTCACAGCCAATTGTTTCCCACTCGCCTTCTTCTTCTCAAACTCTAGCTTCCGCTATCTCATCTCCCCCTTCCAAACGTCGGAACCGCTGCGACGGAGGAGCGCTCGTGTGTCGATACGTGCACAGACTGGACCGATCAGCTTTCTTCGGAATCCCATCCACTAAGCTCTGCAGTTCCCGATCCTTCGAGTCTCCAAAACCGAGAGCTCACAAAATAAAAAGAGCTTGCAGTGCAGGTCTAGATTCATTATCCGATGAAGAATTCTCGAAGAGAATTGAAGAATTGGCTCTTAGATTTCAAGTCTCCGACGAAGATGAAAGTACAACGAACAACGCCATGGATGCAGAGTCTGAAATGGTATCTGATTCTATAAGTATGGACGCCTGTAATAGTGGAGATTGTTTCAACAGTTCCATCGAAATTTCATCCAAGATCAACTTCGTACAGAAGCAAAGACTATTTCCGTCCTCTAAGCTCGAACCCGTAGAGCCTCCGTGGCCAGAAATCCGGTTAGACCCACCGGACTGGCCTGGAAGAGATGAGATTGTGCCGGCGAATATTGAACGAAAGGCGAACAGTGTTGATCTTCCGCTTTCGCTTCGAATCATTAAAAGAAAGAAGCAATGGCAAGAGGGATTCAGAGAAGCAGGGGAATCCGCATACTGTTCCGTGAAAAAGGCCTTCTCTTCAATGGTGTTCATCATTCGAGAGCTTCACAGTTTCACGTTACAGATGAGAGAAGTTCTCCTCTACCAAGATTTACAGGGCATTCTGGATCGTGTCCAACAAGAAATGCACGCTTCCTTTGTGTGGTTATTTCAACAAGTGTTCTCCCACACGCCCACTCTCATGGTTTATGTCATGATCCTCCTAGCCAACTTCACCGTCTACTCAATAGCCAACAACACCGCAATCGCCGCTTCTCCCCCACCAAGTCCTCATGCTGCTACCATCGAGTCGGTTTTAGTATCCGATTCTCAGCAAGACAAGCAACAAAAGTTCGATTCCTCCATAATCAAGAAGTTCTCGGTATCTTCTACAAACGGTAAAACAACTTCAATCGGAAACAATGGCGGCGGCGGCGGCAAGGTCCGACCCGCCGCTAGTGGAACCGACGGAGACGGCCGTTTTGACAGGTCGGAGTTCCACCAAACAATCCTTCCCGATGGGGTCTCTCAAATCTCCATTGGAACTACGAGAGAATCCGAATCAGTATCAGGCGAGGTAACCAGAGAAGAAGAAGTAGCTCACTGGAACTCAATCGTCGACGAAGCTTCGAAAATGCAAGCTGCATTGCGAGACGAGTCTCTAGACCACGAAACCATGCAGAGATTCGTTTCGCCGGTGGAGGCGAAGATCGAAGCTGACGACTACGCCGACTACTTCAGAGCAGAGCTGCTATACCAAATGGGCCTTGCCCGTGAGCCGAACAATCCTCTTCTCCTCGCCAACTACGCCCAGTTCCTCTATCTCGTTGCGCACGACTATGACAG AGCGGAGGAGTACTTCAAAAGAGCGATAGCGGTGGAGCCGCCGGATGCGGAGGCGTACAACAAATATGCGAGCTTTCTGTGGGTGGCGAAGAAGGACCTTTGGGCGGCGGAGGAGACGTATCTGGAGGCGATCGCCGCCGATCCAAGTAACACCTACTATGCAGCCAATTACGCGCATTTTCTCTGGAGCACCGGAGGAGATGACACGTGTTTCCCCCTGAGCCCCTCTGACGACACCCAGGACGCATAA